The genomic window TGAGACGAAGCTCAAGCTTGGCAAGCAGGCGTCAAAGGCCGAAGGATACATACGCAAAGCCGTGGTAAGAGACGACGAAGGGAACGATCATTCGCTGGAACTCGTGGCCGCCCGACGATGCTCGCTTGAGCAATACATGCAGTTCTACAACGTCACGCTGATGAACCCGAAGGTGCTGTGCGGTCTGTTCGCGGGGGTGCTCCTGGTGTTCCTGTTCTGTTCGATGACCATGAAGGCCGTCGGAAGGGCCGCCAATCGAATGATGATCGAGTGCCGTCGTCAGTTCGAGAAGATCCGCCAGTTCTTGCGCAATCAGGGCAAGGATGAAACGTTTGTGCAGAACCCGGATCATTGGCCCAAGCGAGTGGAAGTCGAAGGGCAGCGGTATCCGGATTACGCCACCTGCGTGGCGATTTCGACGGCGGGTGCCCAGCGGGAAATGATCGTGCCGGCCCTCATGGCGATCATTATTCCGGTGGCGGTCGGCCTGGTATTCGGCGTGCCGGGCGTGATGGGCCTCCTAGCCGGCGGTCTGACGTGCGGGTTTGCCATGGCAATCTTCATGGCCAACGCCGGTGGGACGTGGGACAACGCCAAGAAGCTGATCGAGACGTTCGGCAAGTTGAAGGCGAAGGACGTCCTGGAGAATAAGGAACTGCAACAGAGGCTGCCGGCCGGCATCAGAGACGACCTGCTGAACAAGGCCAGGCAGGCAGTCGCGGCCGGCAAGCCAGACGCCACGATCTACGGCAAGGGTTCGGACGATCACAAGGCGGCCGTCGTGGGCGACACGGTCGGCGATCCGTTCAAGGACACATCGGGTCCGAGCCTGAACATTCTGATCAAGCTGATGAGCATGGTGTCGGTCGTGTTCGCCGGGCTGATCGTCAAGTTTGCTCCGCAGATCGGAGCGCTGCTGGGTCTGAACTGACCAGATGCGACACTTTACGGATGGTTGTTCATGCGCCCCCGGATGACTCGGGTCGTCCGGGGGCGTTTGGGGGACCCGGCACCGCGCGCAACAACGCGTCAGAACGGAACATCGCACACAGGTTGAGCCCGCTTCAATGGACGTCGCAGCGCGCGTCGCCGGCCGTGCCGGTCGGTCACGCCGGCGAGCTCTCGCTTGCGATCGGGGCCCCGCATTCAGGGCAGATGCCGGACACGTTGCCTGTCAGGTTGTATCCACAGTATCGGCAGTGAGGTGCCACCCCTGTCAGGGCGGCTTTGATTTCATACATGTACTTGCGGTTCACCGGATAACGTACGATCCAGACCAAAGCCAGGAGAGTGATCAGCGAGCCGGCAGCAAAAGCGACGAACATCATTCTCCGGGCCACTTCCACCGGCTGGTGCTCGGCATTCGAGTCATAGCCGATCGCATCGAGGCAAAGACCGCACAGAAGCTGGCCAAAGGAGATCGACATCTTCAACACGAAGCTCAGCATTGCCGAATAGCTGCCGTCCTTCAGGACTCCGGTATAGTACCTGTTGATTTCGGACACGTCGGCCATCATGGAATTGGCGATGGTGTTGGCCGAGGTGGCGCCCAAGTGGTAGCACACATGAAAAACCAGGAACACAAGCGTTGCCACGGAAGTGGCCTGGCCTGCAACGGTGAACGGAGTGCTGCCCGGACGCACGAGACCGGTGCCAAACAGCAGCACGAGGACGATGTTTCCGCAACACGCCCCGGCCAGAAGGACAAAGATGGCCGGTTTTTTGTCCAGCCGTCGAACGAGTGGAGCCGCCAGGATGGCGCCGATGGCGGCGGCAATCATCGTGCTGCCGTGCACCAGCGTTTTCTCGACCCCCGTGAACTTCATGAAGTCGACATAGATGAACATCTGCAACGAGGTAACCAGTACAACGGCGATAAACAGCACGGCGATGAAGACGAACACCATTCTGGGCAGCGGATCAAGCAGGACGGCAGTCAGATTGCGCAGGATATCGCCAAGCCTATTGCTGCGGACCTCAGGGTTGTTGCGAGAGTCGACGGCGTACTTGCGCGTCGCAAACACCGTATATAGCAGGAAAAACAGGGCGATCGCGGAAAAGGCGAAGCCCATATGTTTGAAGTTGTCGGGAATCGTGACGCCGCTGCCGATCTCCCCGTCGCGGTCGCGGAGGAACACGGCCCAACCCAGTATCGCGGGGCCGGTCAGATTGACCGCCATGTTCACGGCGCCTCGCACGCTCTGGAGCGTGGTCCGCTGGTTATAGTCGGTGCAGATCTCGAAGCCCAACGCGACGAAGGGCACGGCAAACACCGTGCTTGCGGTTCGCAGCAACACGTTCATGACGACGAGATACCAAAACAGGAGCTGCGGCGTTCGGAAGGTCATGGGCACCGCCCAGATGCCGTAGAAACACAGCACCATCGCGAAACCGCCGATCAGCATGTAAGGATGCCGCCGGCCGAATCGCGAGCGCGTATTGTCGGTAATGTGCCCCATCAGCGGGTCGGTGATCGCGTCCCACAAGGTGGTAATCGCCATGGCAACGCCCGCGTTGGTACCGCTCATTCCCATCGCCTTGGTGTAGTACAGCATCGCGAAGCTGTAGAACGTGTTCATGACCAGGGAGTTTGCCCCGTCGCCCATCGCGTAGGCGAGGATATCTCGCAGTGGGGTCTTCCGGACGGATACTGCGGTATCAGCCATTGTCTTTTGCTCCCGGCCGGCAGCACGCGGCGCGGCAATCTCTACGCTTGGGGACGGCTTGATCTTCGCGTGCGCGCTCCGCGCTCCGCCGGAATCCTAACGGACCAGCCGGGCAAATGAAATGCCGGGACAAGGGCACCCCTGGTTACGGCGCCTTGGTGGTCCGGGAGGGCTTGGCCTCGACGGGTTTATCGGCGGGCTCCGTTAACGGGAAGGTCTTGGTGAACTGATTGAGGATCGAATCGGCCGAATCGAGGGCCTTGCGGCATTTCTCAGCGTCGTGGGCCCGGGCGGCGGTCCTGACATCGTGAACCGCATCCATCAGCTTGCCGGCCAGATTGCGGTATTGTTCCGGGTTGTGCGACACCGGCGCATAGCCAAGCAATGCTCGAACATCGGCCATCCAGTCCTGGGCCTCGTCCTCCAGGTCTTCCCAGTCGCGCTTGGTGAACTCCTCGCTTACCCGGATGTGCTGGCGGTTCACACGTTCCAGGGTGGCGGCGTACGGCGTGTAACGAAGTCTCGGGGCCGGCGCGGGTTCAGGCTCCTTGGATGAAGATTCGTGACGCTTGTAGGCGTTCACTGGATCCATGACGTCGACGGAAACATCTGGCGTTTTCACGGAGACACACCCCACCGCGAGAGCCAGAATACCGACCAATGGCAACATGATGGAACGAGACATTGCGGGACTCCTGGTACGTGTTGAAACACTCTGTCTATTCTACCGGTGGAGTCGGCGTCCGGCACCTACTACTACTTCGGAATCCAAGCGGGGTTGGGCCCAGCAAATCGAAGCCGAGACATGCCGGAGGACCGTCACCGGGGTCGCACTGGAATTCAAGCATAGCTCTCCAAAGGTCAGGGCATACCGGTTCGGCCTGACTGCCGGTATAGTGCCCACTATGGCAGACACGGGTGAACAGCCAACGGTTTGGACGATAGGCCGGCTCTTGGACTGGACCGCCAAGTGGTTTCGGGAAAAGCAGGTTGAAGGGGGTCGCTTGGCCGCCGAGTTGCTGCTTGCCCGGGCACTCAACTGCCGCAAGATCGACCTCTATACGCGATACGACAGCGAGCCAAGCGAGGATCAGCGACGGGCTTTTCGCGAACTGGTCCGCCAAGCAGGCGATCATACGCCGATCGCCTACCTGCTCGGCTCCCGGGAGTTCTTCTCGTTGGAGTTTCAGGTCGGTCCGGCGGTGCTCATCCCGCGGCCCGAGACCGAGGCCCTCGCCCAGCGGATGATCGATCTGTGCCGCTCGACCCGTGAGCGGCGGTGGCGGATCCTTGACCTGGGCACGGGTAGCGGGTGTGTGGCGGTGGCGGTCGCCAAGTACGCGCCGAATGCCGTGCTGGTGGCCAGCGATATCTCCGAGGAGGCCTTGGCCGTGGCCCGGGCCAACATCGAGCATCATGGCCTGAGCGATCGGATCCGGACGGTTGTTGCCGATGGATTCGCCTTGCCGGCCGAGTGCATCCCCGAAGGTGGTTTCGATGCCGTGGTGTCCAATCCTCCGTATATCAGCGAGGCCGTCTACGCGAACCTGCCGCCGAACATCCGCGACCATGAGCCGAGAGTCGCCCTTGTGCCCCCATGCTCTGACGGCTTGGAGATGTATCGGCGGTTCGCCTCGGAAGCGCCGGCGGTGCTGGGTCCCGGCGGCAGGCTGCTGGCCGAAATCGGGCATGACCAGTTGGCGGCTGTGCAGGAGATCTTCCAGGCCGCCGCCCGGTGGACCTTCATCGGCACACATCGCGACAAGACCGATCCGCATGAACGGGTGGTGGAGTTGCAGTTGCGGTAGGCTAAGGACCGCTGGACCGGCCGGGGATCAGAAACTGCCTTCTTGTTTCGCTATGCCGGTGGTTAGAATATCGGGAGAGATTTGCTATGGGCCTGAGAACCCATGCCAACGATCACGTACGGTAACGTCTCTTGGGAAAGGATGATCCGAGCCGTGGAGAAAGTGCGCGAACGATTGCTGCGGGCTGCGGGCGCCCTCGACAGGAAAGGGGTGCCCTATGCCGTGGCAGACGGCAACGCGGTGGCCGCCTGGGTCTCACGAGTGGATGAAGCCGCCGTTCGCAACACGCAGGATGTCGATATCGTGGTTCGCAGGGCAGACCTGCCGGCCGCTACGGCGGCTCTGGCCCAGGCCGGATTCGTCTACCGCCGCGTTGGCGGCGTCGATCTGTTCCTGGATGGCGAGAATGCCAGAGCGAGGGACGCCGTCCACCTGGTGTTCGCCGGGGAGAAAGTACGGCCCGAATACCCATTGCCCGCCCCTGACGTGACCGAGTCGGAGCAGGCCGCAGACTTCCGCATGCTCACGCTCGACGCACTCGTGCGAATGAAACTCACCTCCTTCCGCGACAAAGACCGGACTCACCTGCGGGATTTGATCGAGGTGGGACTGCTGGACCGCGATTGGCTGGATCGCCTGCCGCCGGCACTGGCTCCTCGTTTGAGGCAGTTGCTCGACACCCCAGAGGGATAGAGGGCATCTGGCTGGGCGTCGTCGCCGCCTTGATATTCATCACAGCTCTGCTTGTGCCCACGTTGAGTTGAGACCAAACGTCGGGTTCATGCGACACACCTCTATTTCCCATCTCATGTTCGCCGGTGGCTGAGGAACCACTGGTAGAGTTCGGGGTTGGAGTACGTTTGCGTCCATGCATCGTGCCCGGCCTCCGGGTAAACCGTAAGCCGGGCATCGCCCCCGGCGGCCTGAATCGCCCGAATCATTCGCTCCGATTCTTCCAGCGGGATCACGTCATCCCTGGCCCCGTGAAAGGCCCATACCGGAACGTCCCTGAGCTGGTCCGCGAGGAACCAGTATCCCCCACCACAGACCGGAGCGATGGCCGCAAAGCGTTCCGGAAACTCGGTGGCCAGGTTCCAGGTCCCGAAACCGCCCATGCTCAGCCCCGTCAGGTACACGCGATCTGGATCGATCTGGTTCGTCGCCAGCAGGTGGTCGAGGAACTCGATGAGCATGTGGTTATTCCACCACTTGCCGGGCGGGCACTGGGGGGCGGCGATGACGAACGGTAGATCCATGCCCTGCTCCAGAACCTTGAGCGGTCCGTGGCGCTTCACCATGGCCAGGTCTTCGCCTCGTTCGCCGGCCCCGTGAAGAAACAGCAATAGCGGCCAGCGATCCTGGGGCGACTGCTGACACGGCCGGGCCAGTAGATATCGCCACCGAATGGGGCGGGTCGGAAGCTGCTCGAATTCCCTGGCCTCGATCACGCCGGAGGCCTCCTGGCAGTTGCAACCGTCCAGATACGCGCGGCGGCCTTCCACAGGTCCGATACTCCGCGGATTGGTCGCGACCTGCGCAGTATACGCGGACCACAGGCGAGCGGACAGCTCGATCTGATGAAACACTGGGACCTTGCCTGCCAGGGGTCTTGCATCCTGTGCGGCAACGACGTACCTTGAAGAGAGACCATCTCGTCCGTTGTCTGACGTCCGGGACACGACCGGGCGAATGTCCAGAAGAGGTGCAACCATGCTGACCAGACCGATGTCAGAACTGCCGGGCCTCTCAAGGATTATCGAGAAACAGATGCGGAACTGGGAGCTTGGGCGGATGCAACGTCCGGAGGTGTTTGTCACCCAGCGTCAGGAATTTGCCCCCTTCGTCACCATCGCCAACATATGCGGCGCCGGCGGCAGAGAGGTTGCTCAGGCGCTGTCCGAGCGGCTTGGCTGGCCGGTATTCGACCGCGAGATTCTCACCCTCATGGCTCGCGACGACGATGTTCGTGAATCTCTCTACCGTTCGATGGACGAGCGCGACCTGAACTGGTTCGAAAACGTGTTTCGGACGCTGGTCCAGCAGGAATTCCGCAAGAACGACTACTTTCATCGTCTGACGCAGGTGGTCTTGTGGCTGGCGCGGCAGGGTCCGGCCATCTACATCGGTCGGTCGGTCGACCTGATTCTGCCTCAGGACAAGGGCTTGCGGGTCAAGATCGTGGCCCCGATGGAACGGTGCATCGACAACTTCGTCCGGTTCAGCAACGTCAGTCGCGAACAGGCTCGGCGGGAGATCGAACGCATCGAGCGGGAACGACGGGAATTCGTTGAAAACCACTTCCACATCGACCCGCAGACCGCGACGCGGTTTGATCTGCAAATCCGCGTGGACCGGTTCACCACGTCGCAGGTGGTGGACCTGATCGTCTGCGCGATGAAGGCGCGAGGCGTTGCTCACTGAGATAACCGGCTCACTTAAGGCGAACCGGCTTTTTGCGAGCCGGAACCGAAGCACACTACGTTCCAGAAACACGCGCCCAATCTGCACACACGTCTGGCCGTAAGGTTCTAACCCCGACGCTTCTTCTTGGGGGGGAGCTCCGTGGGAGGAATGAAGGGGACGGCCAAAGGCGAACGTTCAGGCATTCTTTTAAGAGCGTAATACAGGCCGACGCCGAGCAGAAACAGCAGGACGCTGACGAACTGGGAGATGGTCAGGCCGGCGGTATCGTGCGGATTGTCAATGCGGATCATCTCTTCCATGATCCGGGCGGCAGGATAGAGCATCAGGAGAACGGCAAAAACGACGCCGTGGCGTTTGCGGCGATAGAAGATCTCATTCAGCAAAACGGCCAGGAGCAGCCCATTGATGGAGGCATAAAGCTGCACGGGGTGGAGAGGCGTCGTCCTGCCGTACTGTCGGGCCAAGTCGGCGAATTCCGATGCCGTCAGGTGATATCTTTTCAACTGGGTTTGCAGACTTGCCACGTTGTTGTCCGCTCGTTGTTTTTCCTTCGCCCGCGTTTCTTTTTTCTTGCGCAGCCTGGTCAGGGTCTGCTCATCGGCTCCCGCAGTCTGGGCCTCGTTAAGAGCCGACTCGGCCTGTTCAAGCCTAACGCGCGGCCCCTCCAACTCCTCAGGGGTCAAATTGAGCAGATCACGGTTGAGTGGTGAGGGAATACCGGCGGAATTGATGGTGATCAGTTCGGCGGGCAATGTCACTTGGCGTTCCTCCCACTGCCTGTACAGTGCCGGACTGGCATATGGGAACCTCACCGCCCACGGCAGGTGCTCGGGGCAGGGGCCGCCCCAACAGCACCCGTTCAGGAAACACCCGATCCTGGCCATGGCCATGCCGAACATCAAAGACGGCGTCACAATGTCGAGGTACAGACGGATGGATACTCTGCGGATCTTCATGTAGACGAGAAGAGCAATCAGGGCTCCGACGAAGCCGCCATAGAACTCGAGGCCGCCGGCGGTGATGTCCACGACGGCCCACAAACCCCGACCCGCGAAGTGCTCGTCCCAGTAGTGAATCACATAGAACAGTCGCGACCCGACCACGCTGGCCACCAAAGCGATGAATCCGAGGTTGACCACCATATCGGGGTCGCACTTGACCCTTGCCGCCCGCCTTGCCGCCCACCAGGTACCGCCAAGGAACCCGACCATGAGCATGAAACCATAGCTGCGAATCGGCACCATGATGATGGGGATCTTGAAGAGCGTAGGCCACATATTCAGGGGTTCTCGCTGTTGATTTCATGGCGGCCAGTGGCGTGCAGCGCCGCTTGGCCGTCGGATCAAGGCATCTTAACGGTCCGCTCAGCCAGCGTCCACAACGACATTGTCGATCAACCGCGTCCCGCCGATCCGCACGGCCAGAGCCAACAGGCATCTCCCGCGC from Phycisphaerae bacterium includes these protein-coding regions:
- a CDS encoding cytidylate kinase-like family protein, producing MLTRPMSELPGLSRIIEKQMRNWELGRMQRPEVFVTQRQEFAPFVTIANICGAGGREVAQALSERLGWPVFDREILTLMARDDDVRESLYRSMDERDLNWFENVFRTLVQQEFRKNDYFHRLTQVVLWLARQGPAIYIGRSVDLILPQDKGLRVKIVAPMERCIDNFVRFSNVSREQARREIERIERERREFVENHFHIDPQTATRFDLQIRVDRFTTSQVVDLIVCAMKARGVAH
- a CDS encoding MFS transporter, which produces MADTAVSVRKTPLRDILAYAMGDGANSLVMNTFYSFAMLYYTKAMGMSGTNAGVAMAITTLWDAITDPLMGHITDNTRSRFGRRHPYMLIGGFAMVLCFYGIWAVPMTFRTPQLLFWYLVVMNVLLRTASTVFAVPFVALGFEICTDYNQRTTLQSVRGAVNMAVNLTGPAILGWAVFLRDRDGEIGSGVTIPDNFKHMGFAFSAIALFFLLYTVFATRKYAVDSRNNPEVRSNRLGDILRNLTAVLLDPLPRMVFVFIAVLFIAVVLVTSLQMFIYVDFMKFTGVEKTLVHGSTMIAAAIGAILAAPLVRRLDKKPAIFVLLAGACCGNIVLVLLFGTGLVRPGSTPFTVAGQATSVATLVFLVFHVCYHLGATSANTIANSMMADVSEINRYYTGVLKDGSYSAMLSFVLKMSISFGQLLCGLCLDAIGYDSNAEHQPVEVARRMMFVAFAAGSLITLLALVWIVRYPVNRKYMYEIKAALTGVAPHCRYCGYNLTGNVSGICPECGAPIASESSPA
- a CDS encoding prolyl oligopeptidase family serine peptidase, which codes for MFHQIELSARLWSAYTAQVATNPRSIGPVEGRRAYLDGCNCQEASGVIEAREFEQLPTRPIRWRYLLARPCQQSPQDRWPLLLFLHGAGERGEDLAMVKRHGPLKVLEQGMDLPFVIAAPQCPPGKWWNNHMLIEFLDHLLATNQIDPDRVYLTGLSMGGFGTWNLATEFPERFAAIAPVCGGGYWFLADQLRDVPVWAFHGARDDVIPLEESERMIRAIQAAGGDARLTVYPEAGHDAWTQTYSNPELYQWFLSHRRT
- a CDS encoding prolipoprotein diacylglyceryl transferase encodes the protein MWPTLFKIPIIMVPIRSYGFMLMVGFLGGTWWAARRAARVKCDPDMVVNLGFIALVASVVGSRLFYVIHYWDEHFAGRGLWAVVDITAGGLEFYGGFVGALIALLVYMKIRRVSIRLYLDIVTPSLMFGMAMARIGCFLNGCCWGGPCPEHLPWAVRFPYASPALYRQWEERQVTLPAELITINSAGIPSPLNRDLLNLTPEELEGPRVRLEQAESALNEAQTAGADEQTLTRLRKKKETRAKEKQRADNNVASLQTQLKRYHLTASEFADLARQYGRTTPLHPVQLYASINGLLLAVLLNEIFYRRKRHGVVFAVLLMLYPAARIMEEMIRIDNPHDTAGLTISQFVSVLLFLLGVGLYYALKRMPERSPLAVPFIPPTELPPKKKRRG
- the prmC gene encoding peptide chain release factor N(5)-glutamine methyltransferase, translated to MADTGEQPTVWTIGRLLDWTAKWFREKQVEGGRLAAELLLARALNCRKIDLYTRYDSEPSEDQRRAFRELVRQAGDHTPIAYLLGSREFFSLEFQVGPAVLIPRPETEALAQRMIDLCRSTRERRWRILDLGTGSGCVAVAVAKYAPNAVLVASDISEEALAVARANIEHHGLSDRIRTVVADGFALPAECIPEGGFDAVVSNPPYISEAVYANLPPNIRDHEPRVALVPPCSDGLEMYRRFASEAPAVLGPGGRLLAEIGHDQLAAVQEIFQAAARWTFIGTHRDKTDPHERVVELQLR